Proteins from one Catenuloplanes atrovinosus genomic window:
- a CDS encoding phosphotransferase family protein encodes MSRVVTLVLVDPSGAVLGALPPYEVPMPWWQEVADVVDGARQHYGVDVTVLRLLRASRDRPHGGAVVYAAELRGPGTPSIVDAAPADTAALAPHARRAPWAEPGGAHATLSWAADRLAARGRLVARTVQQRTWNLSAIWRLETVSAGDTAPVDAPHPVDLARETAWVKQVPPFFAHEGAVLRWLGEALPGTAPALLAEEPGRLLLAHVPGVGRYEADATELDELARDMHRVQVRAARDLETLLAAGLPDLRAPRLAERVRAVVAAYAPDDPALTALTDGLEARLAAVAECALPDTLVHGDLHPGNAIGAHDGRVIIDWGDAFAGHPAFDILRLTAGVPEAPALIESWAARWRADVPGCDPEHAVALLAPVAALRNAAVYAGFLAAIEPSEAPFHAADVPFWLDAARALL; translated from the coding sequence ATGTCCCGCGTCGTCACGCTCGTGCTCGTCGATCCCTCCGGTGCCGTGCTCGGCGCGCTGCCGCCGTACGAGGTGCCGATGCCGTGGTGGCAGGAGGTGGCGGACGTGGTCGACGGCGCCCGCCAGCACTACGGCGTGGACGTCACCGTGCTCCGCCTGCTCCGCGCCTCGCGCGACCGCCCGCACGGCGGCGCGGTGGTCTACGCGGCCGAACTCCGCGGTCCCGGCACACCGTCGATCGTGGACGCCGCCCCGGCCGACACGGCCGCGCTCGCCCCGCACGCGCGGCGAGCGCCCTGGGCCGAGCCGGGCGGCGCGCACGCCACGCTGAGCTGGGCCGCGGACCGGCTCGCCGCGCGCGGGCGGCTGGTCGCCCGGACCGTGCAGCAGCGCACCTGGAACCTCTCCGCGATCTGGCGCCTGGAGACGGTCTCCGCGGGCGACACCGCGCCGGTCGACGCGCCGCACCCGGTCGACCTGGCCCGCGAGACGGCCTGGGTCAAGCAGGTACCGCCGTTCTTCGCGCACGAGGGCGCGGTGCTGCGCTGGCTCGGCGAGGCGCTGCCCGGCACCGCGCCCGCGCTGCTCGCCGAGGAGCCGGGCCGGCTGCTGCTCGCGCACGTGCCGGGCGTCGGGCGGTACGAGGCCGACGCCACCGAGCTCGACGAACTGGCCCGGGACATGCACCGCGTCCAGGTGCGCGCCGCCCGCGACCTGGAGACGCTGCTGGCCGCGGGCCTGCCGGACCTGCGCGCGCCCCGGCTCGCCGAGCGCGTGCGCGCGGTGGTGGCGGCGTACGCGCCGGACGACCCGGCCCTGACCGCGCTCACCGACGGGCTGGAGGCGCGGCTCGCCGCGGTCGCGGAGTGCGCGCTGCCCGACACGCTGGTCCACGGCGATCTCCACCCGGGCAACGCGATCGGCGCGCACGACGGCCGGGTGATCATCGACTGGGGCGACGCGTTCGCCGGGCATCCCGCGTTCGACATCCTGCGGCTCACCGCGGGCGTACCGGAGGCGCCCGCGCTGATCGAGTCGTGGGCCGCGCGGTGGCGCGCCGACGTGCCCGGCTGCGACCCCGAGCACGCGGTCGCGCTGCTGGCCCCGGTCGCGGCGCTGCGCAACGCCGCCGTCTACGCCGGGTTCCTCGCCGCGATCGAGCCGTCCGAGGCGCCGTTCCACGCGGCCGACGTACCGTTCTGGCTCGACGCCGCGCGTGCACTACTGTGA
- a CDS encoding PspC domain-containing protein: MASVHTHFRSQGLVRPREGRLLAGVCAGLGRRFGLDANVARLLFVLVLLTVPGSQLLIYPLLWIVMPNESEDLHPAAPGM; encoded by the coding sequence ATGGCGAGCGTGCACACCCACTTCCGCAGTCAGGGCCTGGTCCGGCCGCGCGAGGGCCGTCTGCTGGCCGGCGTCTGCGCCGGGCTCGGGCGGCGCTTCGGCCTGGACGCCAACGTCGCGCGGCTGCTCTTCGTCCTGGTCCTGCTCACCGTCCCGGGCAGCCAGCTACTGATCTACCCGTTGCTCTGGATCGTGATGCCGAACGAGTCCGAGGACCTCCACCCGGCCGCGCCCGGCATGTGA
- a CDS encoding FMN reductase, whose product MNTRRLVVVSAGLSQPSSSRLLADHLATAATRELRARGEEVEVRTVELRDHAHDVVNNTLTGFAPTGLREVLDAVAAADGLIVVTPTFRASYSGLFKSFFDVVEEEALADKPVLIGATGGTPRHSLVLEHAVRPLFAYLRSVVVPTGVYAASEDWGSGGGKAHQGLARRVDRAAGELAALITAREPVTVVDPFESAPSFDQLLG is encoded by the coding sequence ATGAACACCCGCAGACTGGTCGTGGTGAGCGCCGGGCTGAGCCAGCCCTCGTCCAGCCGGCTGCTCGCCGACCACCTCGCCACCGCGGCCACGCGTGAGCTGCGCGCCCGCGGCGAGGAGGTCGAGGTCCGCACGGTCGAACTGCGTGACCACGCGCACGACGTGGTCAACAACACGCTCACCGGGTTCGCCCCCACCGGGCTCCGGGAGGTGCTGGACGCGGTGGCGGCGGCGGACGGGCTGATCGTGGTCACGCCGACGTTCCGCGCGTCGTACAGCGGCCTGTTCAAGTCGTTCTTCGACGTGGTCGAGGAGGAGGCGCTGGCCGACAAGCCGGTGCTGATCGGTGCGACCGGCGGCACGCCGCGCCACTCGCTGGTGCTGGAGCACGCGGTCCGGCCGCTCTTCGCCTACCTGCGCTCCGTGGTGGTGCCGACCGGCGTCTACGCGGCCTCCGAGGACTGGGGCAGCGGCGGCGGCAAGGCACACCAGGGCCTGGCCCGGCGCGTCGACCGCGCGGCCGGCGAGCTGGCCGCGCTGATCACGGCGCGCGAGCCGGTGACCGTGGTCGACCCGTTCGAGTCGGCGCCGTCGTTCGACCAGCTTCTGGGTTGA
- a CDS encoding coiled-coil domain-containing protein: MTPLGRRCAAAVAAVATAVALLTAPLSPASAEPNGPDEAGNATLGDVLESTGKRYLEAKAVLDASKKKQGEITKKLTKAQADLDLLTKQVGEMASRQYRQGRLTGPSLMLGSADPTGFMARMTSINELAAHNDAKLHDYIEARDTIDRAKAELDAEVAEEQKALAAIDKQKKEAEKALALVGGNATTQGLVTATSPVAAPAPRTSSGGWPSESCSEDDPTTSGCLTPRTLHAYNEVKKAGFDRFVGCFRTGDIWEHPKGRACDWSLRRSGFAVWSNNDELQYGNDLMAFLVRNADRLGILYVIWNRMVWFPATGWSPYSGDSTHEDHVHMSIV; this comes from the coding sequence ATGACCCCACTCGGTCGTCGATGCGCCGCAGCGGTCGCCGCGGTCGCCACCGCGGTGGCACTGCTGACCGCGCCGCTCTCCCCCGCGAGCGCGGAGCCGAACGGCCCGGACGAGGCCGGCAACGCCACGCTCGGTGACGTTCTGGAGTCGACCGGCAAGCGGTACCTCGAGGCCAAGGCCGTGCTGGACGCGTCCAAGAAGAAGCAGGGCGAGATCACCAAGAAGCTGACCAAGGCCCAGGCCGACCTGGACCTGCTCACCAAGCAGGTCGGCGAGATGGCCTCCCGGCAGTACCGGCAGGGCCGGCTCACCGGCCCGAGCCTGATGCTGGGCAGCGCGGACCCGACCGGGTTCATGGCCCGGATGACCTCGATCAACGAGCTGGCCGCGCACAACGACGCGAAACTGCACGACTACATCGAGGCGCGCGACACCATCGACCGCGCCAAGGCCGAGCTGGACGCGGAGGTCGCGGAGGAGCAGAAGGCGCTCGCCGCGATCGACAAGCAGAAGAAGGAGGCGGAGAAGGCGCTCGCGCTGGTCGGCGGCAACGCCACCACGCAGGGCCTGGTCACCGCCACCTCGCCGGTCGCGGCCCCGGCCCCGCGCACGAGCAGCGGCGGCTGGCCGTCGGAGTCCTGCTCCGAGGACGACCCGACCACCAGCGGCTGCCTGACACCGCGCACGCTGCATGCGTACAACGAGGTGAAGAAGGCCGGCTTCGACCGTTTCGTCGGCTGCTTCCGCACCGGCGACATCTGGGAGCACCCGAAGGGCCGTGCCTGCGACTGGTCACTGCGCCGCAGCGGCTTCGCCGTCTGGTCGAACAACGACGAGCTGCAGTACGGCAACGACCTGATGGCCTTCCTGGTCCGCAACGCGGACCGCCTCGGCATCCTCTACGTCATCTGGAACAGGATGGTGTGGTTCCCCGCCACCGGCTGGAGCCCGTACTCGGGCGACAGCACCCACGAGGACCACGTCCACATGTCGATCGTCTGA
- a CDS encoding maleylpyruvate isomerase N-terminal domain-containing protein: MDADATRLRAAIAAAPSAPVPTCPGWSATDLADHVTHVYRHKTVILRTGAFPEELPPAPPGDALARLDAAYAELVAALAAREPGEAVATWDPADQTAGFWMRRMAHETVIHRVDGELAAGLPRAPIPADLAVDGVDEVLVRFLEHGSRHWPDDFGDALAALDGRAVRVSTTAGGSWLVRLAPDGVTVTPDAPAASDAAAEVTGDPVDVLLWLWRRGGADGLIATGDAALIGELHELMAKPTL, from the coding sequence TTGGACGCTGACGCGACCCGACTGCGGGCGGCGATCGCCGCGGCCCCCTCCGCGCCGGTGCCGACCTGTCCCGGGTGGAGCGCGACCGATCTGGCCGACCACGTGACCCACGTGTACCGGCACAAGACGGTCATCCTGCGGACCGGCGCGTTCCCCGAGGAGCTGCCGCCGGCGCCGCCGGGCGACGCGCTGGCCCGGCTCGACGCCGCGTACGCGGAGCTGGTGGCGGCGCTGGCCGCGCGCGAGCCGGGCGAGGCCGTGGCGACCTGGGACCCGGCGGATCAGACGGCCGGCTTCTGGATGCGGCGGATGGCGCACGAGACCGTGATCCACCGGGTGGACGGCGAGCTGGCGGCCGGGCTGCCGCGCGCGCCGATCCCGGCGGACCTGGCGGTCGACGGCGTGGACGAGGTGCTGGTCCGGTTCCTCGAGCACGGCTCGCGGCACTGGCCGGACGACTTCGGCGACGCGCTCGCCGCACTGGACGGCCGCGCCGTCCGGGTGTCCACCACCGCGGGCGGGTCCTGGCTGGTCCGGCTCGCCCCGGACGGCGTCACCGTGACCCCGGACGCCCCGGCGGCCTCGGACGCCGCGGCCGAGGTCACCGGCGATCCGGTGGACGTGCTGCTCTGGCTGTGGCGCCGCGGCGGCGCGGACGGCCTGATCGCCACCGGCGACGCCGCCCTGATCGGCGAACTCCACGAGCTGATGGCCAAGCCCACGCTGTAG
- a CDS encoding transglutaminase-like domain-containing protein, whose translation MTSHPDGGSVACTLDYTVDSPTEFVFQIAVTTGGAVHADERLTVTVDDAEAEAETIPASHHGGRQHLVRATPGALRVRYTATVRRDAAPPRRVSAPARVQALRPSRYCPSDRMAGFAARRFGGTDAEIVRDVTEFVRGHLRYAPVSDSSTDAADTLLAGAGVCRDYAHLVTALVRASGVPARVAAVYAPGLAPMDFHLVSEVAVDGVWRIVDATGLAPRASMIRIATGRDAADVAFSTLLTGGRLTMTRMEVLAVADGDLPGDDPGEPVSLR comes from the coding sequence GTGACCTCTCACCCGGACGGCGGCAGCGTCGCCTGCACGCTCGACTACACAGTGGACTCCCCCACCGAGTTCGTGTTCCAGATCGCGGTGACGACCGGCGGCGCGGTGCACGCGGACGAGCGGCTGACCGTCACGGTGGACGACGCGGAGGCCGAGGCGGAGACGATCCCGGCGTCCCACCACGGCGGCCGTCAGCACCTGGTCCGGGCCACGCCGGGCGCGCTGCGCGTGCGCTACACCGCCACGGTACGCCGGGACGCCGCACCGCCCCGCCGGGTCTCCGCGCCGGCCCGCGTGCAGGCGCTGCGCCCGAGCCGCTACTGCCCGTCGGACCGGATGGCCGGGTTCGCGGCGCGCCGGTTCGGCGGCACGGACGCGGAGATCGTCCGGGACGTGACCGAGTTCGTCCGCGGCCACCTGCGCTACGCGCCGGTCAGCGACTCCAGCACGGACGCGGCGGACACGCTGCTGGCCGGCGCCGGCGTCTGCCGCGACTACGCGCACCTGGTGACCGCGCTGGTCCGCGCGTCCGGCGTGCCGGCCCGGGTCGCCGCGGTCTACGCCCCCGGCCTGGCGCCGATGGACTTCCACCTGGTCAGCGAGGTGGCCGTGGACGGCGTGTGGCGGATCGTGGACGCCACCGGCCTGGCGCCGCGCGCCTCGATGATCCGCATCGCCACCGGCCGGGACGCGGCGGACGTGGCGTTCTCCACGCTGCTCACCGGGGGCCGCCTCACCATGACCCGGATGGAGGTGCTGGCCGTGGCGGACGGCGACCTGCCCGGCGACGACCCCGGCGAGCCCGTCTCGCTGCGCTGA
- a CDS encoding LLM class flavin-dependent oxidoreductase: protein MQFGIFSVGDVTTDPTNGRTPTENERIKAIMQIALKAEEVGLDVFATGEHHNPPFVPSSPTTMLGWIAARTERLILSTATTLITTNDPVKIAEDYAMLQHLADGRVDLLMGRGNTGPVYPWFGQDIRAGIPLAIENYGLLRRLWREDVVDWEGKFRTPLQGFTSTPRPLDGVPPFVWHGSIRSPEIAEQAAYYGDGFLHNGIFWPFDHSKRMIEFYRKRFAHYGHGAEDQAIVGVGGQIFMRRNSQDAVNEFRPYFDNAPVYGHGPSLEDFSRETPLTVGSPQQIIERLLSYRTHFGDFQRLMLLVDHAGLPLKTVLEQLDLLGEEVLPVLREEFEIGRPAHVPDAPTHASMLAAAAVAAENQDALEEVRS from the coding sequence ATGCAGTTCGGGATCTTCTCCGTGGGCGACGTGACCACCGACCCGACGAACGGGCGGACCCCCACGGAGAACGAGCGCATCAAGGCGATCATGCAGATCGCGCTGAAGGCGGAGGAGGTCGGCCTGGACGTCTTCGCGACCGGTGAGCACCACAACCCGCCGTTCGTGCCGTCCTCGCCCACCACCATGCTCGGCTGGATCGCGGCGCGGACGGAGAGGCTGATCCTCTCCACCGCGACCACGCTGATCACCACGAACGACCCGGTGAAGATCGCCGAGGACTACGCGATGCTCCAGCACCTGGCGGACGGCCGGGTGGACCTGCTGATGGGCCGCGGCAACACCGGCCCGGTCTACCCGTGGTTCGGCCAGGACATCCGGGCCGGCATCCCGCTCGCGATCGAGAACTACGGGCTGCTGCGCCGGCTGTGGCGCGAGGACGTCGTGGACTGGGAGGGCAAGTTCCGTACGCCGCTGCAGGGCTTCACGTCCACGCCGCGGCCGCTGGACGGCGTGCCGCCGTTCGTCTGGCACGGCTCGATCCGCAGCCCGGAGATCGCCGAGCAGGCCGCCTACTACGGGGACGGCTTCCTGCACAACGGCATCTTCTGGCCGTTCGACCACTCCAAGCGCATGATCGAGTTTTACCGGAAGCGGTTCGCGCACTACGGCCACGGCGCGGAGGACCAGGCGATCGTGGGCGTCGGCGGGCAGATCTTCATGCGGCGGAACTCGCAGGACGCGGTGAACGAGTTCCGGCCGTACTTCGACAACGCGCCGGTCTACGGCCACGGCCCGAGCCTGGAGGACTTCAGCCGGGAGACGCCGCTGACCGTGGGCAGCCCGCAGCAGATCATCGAGCGGCTGCTCAGCTACCGCACCCACTTCGGCGACTTCCAGCGGCTGATGCTGCTGGTCGACCACGCCGGCCTGCCGCTGAAGACCGTCCTGGAGCAGCTCGACCTGCTCGGCGAGGAGGTGCTGCCGGTGCTGCGCGAGGAGTTCGAGATCGGCCGGCCGGCGCACGTGCCGGACGCGCCCACGCACGCGTCGATGCTGGCCGCCGCCGCGGTCGCGGCCGAGAACCAGGACGCCCTGGAGGAGGTGCGGTCATGA
- a CDS encoding ricin-type beta-trefoil lectin domain protein, whose amino-acid sequence MAGVLAAALAGGGLVAGATPASAEPDNRAGYVQPDVPRALDVGLLPAIGDRRFSTVETPARDDAGRTFVYVEGASAAEAVEDAGGEVLQTSGNRVRAAVPGTNLVTLAKQDGVSSVRQPDRAFPLAVTSEGVETSGAGAWKRSGKTGAGAKVGVVDIGFDGLADAQAAGEVPANATLHPADCPAENGSSHGTAVTEIVHDMAPGATLFLACAPDSMTFASAVDWMIAQDVDVVAGAVGFPNTGRGDGTGIAGSPAAAVRKARDAGILWVAGAGNQAQLHWGGAAADANADGYVEVGGAAQGNGFTIPAGGTSTVSLRWDAWPTTRQDLDLVVMSVNRRPTGPGDAAIVAQSTNPQADAAEALPPTEQVTLENKTGGAQTYWIYTAARASYPQTKADVFVMGDAMSLSYPVAAGSLLEPATSPYAMAVGASQTGSGAVDAYSSRGPTVDGRTKPDITGPAGVSTYTFGPAPTMAGTSSAAAHVAGAAALLKGANGALDAAALQSLLEARTSPSRYDSDWGHGLLALGAPDTPQTPQTGGFTPVQPIRILKDAPLAAGEVRTLSSTAPAGATAVVLNVTAWGSTTATRIEVYRDADTASGLPTIDLAAGDKRTAMAIVPLSAARTVTIRSDAGAATVNVDLQGYFSPAGAGTYFTPNAPVRLLDTHTATGGHKRPFGAAEEYALQVRGVAGVPDNATSVLLDVTLSENSEDTYVQLYPQLLPDAANVEAGPVSNSVRGNLAVTGIGDDGRIRIRNARGNTALAIDLIGWFAPGTGARYVPLPRTAKVLDTRTGTGAPIGALGQGATTTVSLSGVAGVPRDVAAPVLAVSATGDGAGAVTARPAGKALPWTTGLQGLRPARTTTGTLLPRADGAGAVELRTDAGTTEIVAGVSGYFVGGAAVADPAGSCAVGPEPGFTALYDGRSPLSAEWRAAGSGATKTEANCELTSAPNNSLQWFSARALPAAYTLRLDYRASGAGADAGVMIGSASPLTGSLTEGGGYEVQIKPDGVGTTATGAIESTQAPATGAEKPAGQWNAMEITVNGKRVTVRLNGTVVNDFVATADTRLLDPGFVGLQGSSTTAPVSFRNVRVRVDRAATRFGEIRTAADTCIDVINATRAAGTQFQAIVCKANDAQLFTLPGDGTLRIFGLCVDANGPVRNGANRSPHTATCTGAATQQWQYRADRTLYNAANNVCLDSPTSPVSGSMALWTNGCHGASNQQWKLPTGRAAFGPLVKNGYSNLCLDILNETAAVDAQVQMVNCKRDIGAQQFTLPGDGTLRIYGFCVDQNGPVRSGTDKWLKLSVCTGAASQQWVVRPGDELYNPASNSCMDYAVGSGIRVSSWTCNTTYNQWFAMPWSGVDGTLTKGAPATPVASWAMDENNGTTLADGSGNGRPAALTSGTWTTGHTGAAVEFNGTGTVASTARTALQTNRSYSVSAWAKINPTTGTRTIVSQDGSGRNPFSLSANANTPEWQFLVTQTSASTYTKVSAGAGSMVANRWTHLVGVYDAEAGEIRLYVDGELKGATDVAPLWLAGGNSVVGRGWYDGKATDWFPGAIDDVRLYQGVLTQQEITALSRV is encoded by the coding sequence GTGGCCGGGGTTCTGGCCGCCGCTCTCGCCGGTGGCGGGCTCGTGGCCGGTGCCACGCCCGCGTCGGCCGAACCCGATAACCGTGCCGGCTACGTACAGCCGGACGTGCCGCGGGCACTCGACGTCGGGCTGCTGCCCGCCATCGGCGACCGGCGGTTCAGCACGGTCGAGACGCCGGCCCGGGACGACGCCGGGCGTACGTTCGTCTACGTCGAGGGCGCGTCGGCGGCCGAGGCCGTCGAGGACGCCGGCGGGGAGGTTCTGCAGACCAGCGGTAACCGCGTCCGCGCGGCGGTGCCGGGCACGAACCTGGTCACGCTCGCGAAGCAGGACGGGGTCTCCTCCGTACGCCAGCCCGACCGCGCCTTCCCGCTGGCCGTCACGTCCGAGGGTGTCGAGACGTCCGGTGCCGGTGCCTGGAAGCGCAGCGGCAAGACCGGTGCCGGGGCGAAGGTCGGCGTCGTCGACATCGGCTTCGACGGCCTCGCGGACGCGCAGGCGGCCGGCGAGGTCCCGGCGAACGCCACGCTGCACCCGGCGGACTGCCCGGCGGAGAACGGCTCCTCCCACGGCACCGCCGTGACGGAGATCGTGCACGACATGGCGCCGGGCGCGACGCTGTTCCTGGCCTGCGCGCCCGACTCGATGACGTTCGCGTCGGCCGTGGACTGGATGATCGCCCAGGACGTCGACGTCGTGGCCGGTGCGGTCGGCTTCCCGAACACCGGCCGCGGCGACGGCACCGGGATCGCCGGTTCGCCGGCGGCCGCGGTGCGCAAGGCCCGGGACGCGGGCATCCTGTGGGTCGCCGGCGCCGGCAATCAGGCCCAGTTGCACTGGGGCGGCGCCGCGGCCGACGCCAACGCCGACGGGTACGTGGAGGTCGGCGGCGCCGCGCAGGGCAACGGGTTCACGATCCCCGCCGGCGGCACCTCGACCGTGAGCCTGCGCTGGGACGCCTGGCCCACCACCCGGCAGGACCTGGACCTCGTGGTGATGTCGGTGAACCGGCGTCCGACCGGGCCGGGCGACGCCGCGATCGTGGCCCAGTCGACGAACCCGCAGGCGGACGCGGCGGAGGCGCTGCCGCCGACCGAGCAGGTCACGCTCGAGAACAAGACCGGCGGCGCACAGACCTACTGGATCTATACGGCCGCCCGCGCGTCGTACCCGCAGACCAAGGCCGATGTGTTCGTCATGGGCGACGCGATGAGCCTGTCCTACCCGGTGGCCGCCGGCAGCCTGCTGGAGCCGGCCACGTCGCCGTACGCCATGGCCGTCGGCGCGTCGCAGACCGGGAGCGGCGCGGTGGACGCCTACAGCTCCCGCGGGCCGACCGTGGACGGGCGTACCAAGCCCGACATCACCGGTCCCGCGGGCGTGAGCACGTACACGTTCGGTCCCGCGCCGACGATGGCCGGGACGTCGTCAGCCGCGGCACACGTCGCCGGCGCGGCCGCGCTGCTCAAGGGCGCCAACGGCGCGCTGGACGCGGCGGCCCTGCAAAGCCTGCTGGAGGCGCGGACCAGCCCGTCCAGGTACGACAGCGACTGGGGGCACGGCCTGCTGGCGCTCGGCGCCCCGGATACCCCGCAGACGCCGCAGACCGGCGGGTTCACGCCCGTCCAGCCGATCCGCATCCTCAAGGACGCGCCCCTGGCCGCCGGCGAGGTGCGGACCCTGTCGAGCACGGCACCCGCCGGGGCGACGGCCGTCGTGCTGAACGTGACCGCGTGGGGATCGACCACCGCTACGCGGATCGAGGTCTACCGGGACGCCGACACCGCATCGGGCCTGCCCACCATCGATCTGGCGGCCGGCGACAAGCGGACCGCGATGGCGATCGTCCCGCTGTCCGCGGCACGCACTGTCACGATTCGCAGCGACGCCGGAGCCGCGACCGTCAACGTCGATCTCCAGGGCTACTTCAGCCCGGCCGGCGCCGGCACCTACTTCACGCCGAACGCGCCGGTGCGGCTGCTCGACACCCACACCGCGACCGGCGGGCACAAGCGCCCGTTCGGTGCCGCCGAGGAGTACGCGCTCCAGGTGCGTGGCGTGGCGGGTGTGCCGGACAACGCGACGTCGGTGTTGCTCGACGTGACGCTCTCCGAGAACAGCGAGGACACGTACGTCCAGCTGTACCCGCAGCTGCTTCCCGACGCGGCGAACGTGGAGGCGGGCCCGGTCTCCAACAGCGTGCGCGGCAACCTGGCGGTCACCGGCATCGGCGACGACGGCAGGATCCGCATCCGCAACGCCCGCGGTAACACCGCGCTGGCCATCGACCTGATCGGCTGGTTCGCACCCGGCACCGGCGCCCGCTACGTGCCGCTGCCCCGGACCGCGAAGGTGCTGGACACCCGCACCGGCACCGGTGCGCCGATCGGTGCGCTCGGCCAGGGCGCGACGACCACGGTGTCGCTCAGCGGTGTCGCGGGCGTGCCCCGTGACGTGGCCGCGCCGGTCCTCGCCGTGTCGGCCACCGGCGACGGCGCGGGTGCGGTCACCGCCCGCCCGGCCGGTAAGGCACTGCCGTGGACGACCGGTCTGCAAGGGCTGCGCCCGGCCCGGACCACCACGGGCACGCTGTTGCCCCGCGCCGACGGTGCGGGCGCGGTGGAACTGCGCACGGACGCGGGTACGACCGAGATCGTCGCCGGGGTGTCCGGCTACTTCGTCGGCGGCGCGGCCGTGGCGGACCCGGCCGGGTCCTGCGCGGTCGGGCCGGAGCCCGGGTTCACCGCGCTCTACGACGGGCGCTCGCCGCTGAGCGCGGAGTGGCGTGCCGCCGGGTCGGGCGCCACGAAGACCGAGGCCAACTGCGAGCTCACCTCGGCGCCGAACAACTCGTTGCAGTGGTTCTCGGCCCGGGCCCTGCCGGCCGCGTACACCCTGCGGCTGGACTACCGGGCGTCCGGCGCCGGCGCCGATGCCGGCGTGATGATCGGGTCCGCCTCGCCGCTGACCGGCAGTTTGACCGAGGGCGGTGGATACGAGGTGCAGATCAAGCCGGACGGCGTGGGCACCACCGCGACCGGGGCGATCGAGAGCACCCAGGCGCCGGCCACGGGCGCGGAGAAGCCGGCCGGCCAGTGGAACGCGATGGAGATCACGGTCAACGGCAAGCGGGTGACGGTCAGGCTCAACGGCACCGTCGTCAACGACTTCGTCGCCACCGCCGACACCCGGCTGCTCGACCCGGGCTTCGTCGGCCTCCAGGGCAGCTCCACCACCGCGCCGGTGTCGTTCCGCAACGTGCGGGTCCGCGTCGACCGGGCGGCGACCCGGTTCGGGGAGATCCGCACCGCGGCCGACACCTGCATCGACGTGATCAACGCGACGCGGGCGGCCGGTACCCAGTTCCAGGCGATCGTCTGCAAGGCCAACGACGCACAGCTGTTCACCCTCCCGGGCGACGGCACGCTGCGGATCTTCGGACTCTGCGTGGACGCCAACGGGCCGGTCCGCAACGGCGCGAATCGGTCCCCGCACACCGCCACCTGCACCGGCGCCGCGACTCAGCAGTGGCAGTACCGGGCTGACCGCACGCTCTACAACGCCGCGAACAACGTGTGTCTCGACTCACCGACCTCGCCGGTGTCGGGATCGATGGCGCTGTGGACCAACGGCTGCCACGGCGCGTCGAACCAGCAGTGGAAGCTGCCGACCGGCCGTGCCGCGTTCGGCCCGCTGGTGAAGAACGGTTACTCGAACCTGTGCCTCGACATCCTCAACGAGACCGCGGCCGTCGACGCGCAGGTGCAGATGGTCAACTGCAAGCGTGACATCGGCGCACAGCAGTTCACCCTCCCCGGCGACGGCACGCTGCGCATCTACGGCTTCTGCGTGGACCAGAACGGACCGGTCCGTTCCGGTACCGACAAGTGGCTGAAGCTCAGCGTCTGCACCGGTGCCGCGTCGCAGCAGTGGGTCGTCCGGCCGGGTGACGAGCTGTACAACCCGGCCAGCAACTCCTGCATGGACTACGCGGTCGGCAGCGGGATCCGGGTGTCGTCCTGGACCTGCAACACGACGTACAACCAGTGGTTCGCCATGCCGTGGTCCGGGGTCGACGGCACCCTCACCAAGGGCGCGCCGGCCACGCCCGTGGCGTCCTGGGCGATGGACGAGAACAACGGCACCACGCTGGCCGACGGCTCCGGCAACGGCCGGCCCGCGGCCTTGACCAGCGGCACCTGGACGACCGGCCACACCGGCGCGGCGGTCGAGTTCAACGGCACCGGCACGGTGGCGAGCACGGCCCGCACGGCGCTACAGACCAACCGGTCGTACAGCGTGTCGGCCTGGGCGAAGATCAATCCCACCACCGGTACGCGGACGATCGTTTCCCAGGACGGCTCCGGGCGTAACCCGTTCTCGCTCAGCGCCAACGCCAACACGCCCGAGTGGCAGTTCCTGGTCACGCAGACGTCGGCGTCCACGTACACGAAGGTCAGCGCCGGCGCGGGCAGCATGGTCGCCAACCGCTGGACACATCTGGTCGGCGTCTACGACGCCGAGGCGGGCGAGATCCGGCTGTACGTCGACGGCGAGCTGAAGGGTGCCACGGACGTGGCGCCGTTGTGGCTGGCCGGCGGCAACTCGGTCGTCGGGCGAGGCTGGTACGACGGTAAGGCGACGGACTGGTTCCCGGGCGCGATCGACGACGTACGTCTCTACCAGGGGGTCCTCACCCAGCAGGAGATCACGGCGCTGAGCCGCGTCTGA